The following proteins come from a genomic window of Ostrinia nubilalis chromosome 29, ilOstNubi1.1, whole genome shotgun sequence:
- the LOC135085778 gene encoding zinc finger protein 25-like — MEAKSGVGIQDHWMKSMMEPAGSDKDNRSSVKREKMAESYNGAETVTYELKQQQNEPSYRCDVCDLAFEGMEYLILHKKFHGNDKDAPIMEPEPPAAKEGPKKRRKFKCDQCDVKVNSQYHLDIHRSKHEGAASKKYVCEVCDRSFVAAQFLKSHMQTHSSTSTINCEICGKNFTGQAYLKLHMQLHNDIKKFKCSKCDEMFPTKNCLKIHMKKHTKVKNFKCDYCHKLFVSKITMEKHRQTHEGQPVDCHVKCTQCDRTMHSSLLRTHISRAHPSTICDDVKRPYKCSTCGKSFIVKINLNLHIRVCHPDLAEPEEDEEDVMTDNS; from the coding sequence ATGGAGGCGAAATCCGGCGTCGGTATACAAGACCATTGGATGAAAAGTATGATGGAACCGGCTGGCAGCGACAAAGACAATCGTTCGTCAGTAAAACGCGAAAAAATGGCGGAGAGTTACAACGGTGCTGAAACTGTGACTTATGAACTGAAACAACAGCAAAACGAGCCATCGTATAGATGTGATGTGTGCGATTTAGCGTTCGAAGGCATGGAGTATTTGATTTTGCATAAAAAGTTCCACGGTAACGACAAAGATGCGCCGATTATGGAGCCAGAGCCTCCGGCAGCGAAAGAGGGGCCGAAAAAACGTCGCAAATTCAAATGCGACCAGTGCGACGTGAAAGTGAACTCACAGTATCATCTGGACATACATAGAAGTAAGCACGAAGGCGCAGCGTCCAAAAAGTACGTTTGCGAAGTCTGTGACCGCAGTTTTGTGGCTGCACAGTTTCTAAAAAGCCACATGCAGACTCATTCATCAACAAGTACTATAAATTGCGAGATTTGCGGCAAAAACTTCACTGGGCAAGCTTATTTGAAGCTTCATATGCAGCTACACAACGATATAAAGAAGTTCAAATGCTCGAAGTGCGATGAAATGTTCCCAACTAAAAACTGCCTTAAAATACACATGAAAAAGCACACTAAAGTAAAAAATTTCAAATGTGACTACTGTCATAAGCTCTTTGTGTCCAAAATAACGATGGAGAAGCACAGACAGACACACGAGGGCCAGCCGGTCGATTGTCACGTGAAATGCACGCAGTGTGATCGTACGATGCACTCATCGTTGCTCAGAACACACATCTCCCGTGCTCATCCATCAACAATATGTGACGATGTGAAGAGACCGTACAAGTGTTCAACATGCGGTAAGAGTTTCATCGTGAAAATCAACCTGAACCTCCACATAAGAGTATGTCACCCAGATCTCGCTGAACCCGAGGAAGACGAAGAAGACGTTATGACCGACAACTCTTAG
- the LOC135085688 gene encoding arginine-hydroxylase NDUFAF5, mitochondrial, whose translation MLNSNSLHRCLRFCLRKPSVIDANLFYNGAVFVRHKTTKVKTASSVYRTMNIFDRKAKMLQRERSAQRDDYHQVEHIREEVGWRTADRVFDIKRTFKNAVELGASRAYVSRHFLPNSVEKVTLCDTSQTHLDKAIVGDGVQFEKIVMDEENIDFPDNSIDLFVSSLVLHWVNDLPGCFDKVMKCLKPDGVFMATVFGGDTLMELRQALQLAETERLGGVFPHISPFTRIRDIGGLLNASGFTLQTVDVDSITIWYPSAWHVMNDIRTMGESNAAFNRPLRLSRDVQFAAAAIYEEMYGKEIPERKTRGVPATFQIINFLGWKPDPSQPRPMERGTGEMSLKDLHRIDEIIQDTKKIPLSDEDMK comes from the exons ATGCTTAACTCTAATTCGCTGCACCGCTGTTTGAGGTTTTGCCTCCGCAAACCTTCAGTAATCGACGCAAATCTTTTCTACAATGGCGCAGTTTTCGTGCGACACAAAACAACGAAAGTTAAGACCGCTAGCTCAGTGTATAGGACTATGAATATATTTGATAGGAAGGCCAAGATGCTGCAGAGGGAACGGTCGGCCCAAAGAGACGATTATCACCAGGTAGAGCATATTAGAGAAGAAGTAGGATGGAGGACTGCCGACAGGGTTTTTGATATAAAAAGGACGTTTAAAAACGCTGTGGAACTCG GGGCAAGTCGTGCGTATGTCTCCCGCCATTTTCTCCCAAACAGCGTGGAGAAGGTCACGCTGTGCGACACATCACAGACTCACTTAGACAAAGCAATCGTTGGTGACGGAGTCCAGTTCGAGAAGATTGTTATGGACGAAGAGAACATTGAT TTTCCAGACAACAGCATAGATTTATTTGTGTCGTCGCTGGTTTTACACTGGGTGAACGACCTGCCTGGATGCTTTGACAAGGTCATGAAATGCCTGAAACCTGATGGG GTGTTCATGGCCACAGTATTCGGCGGAGACACTCTAATGGAACTCCGCCAAGCGTTACAGCTGGCCGAGACGGAGCGCTTGGGGGGCGTGTTTCCGCACATATCACCGTTCACCAGGATCCGGGACATTGGGGGGCTCCTCAATGC AAGCGGCTTCACCCTCCAAACAGTCGACGTAGACTCCATAACCATATGGTACCCATCAGCCTGGCACGTCATGAACGACATCCGAACTATGGGCGAGTCGAACGCGGCGTTTAATCGCCCGCTGCGTTTGTCGCGCGACGTGCAATTCGCCGCCGCTGCGATTTACGAAGAAATGTATGGGAAA GAAATTCCGGAGCGCAAAACCCGCGGCGTTCCAGCCACGTTccaaataatcaacttcctaggCTGGAAACCAGACCCGTCACAGCCTAGACCGATGGAGAGAGGCACAGGAGAGATGTCTCTTAAAGATCTCCATAGGATAGACGAAATCATTCAGGACACCAAGAAAATACCACTCTCTGATGAGGATATGAAGTAA
- the LOC135085723 gene encoding uncharacterized protein PF3D7_1120000-like: MTDIIWDHRPFYVYDQTDPETFKVIEKRYLQFLDNVNDVTTEPVTVFHPLGSRQTEELTLIREVSKELQTKKEEDIKKSQQAAETEEKKEEVKEEEVEEKEEVKEADDEQATEKTDA; this comes from the exons CTACGTGTATGATCAAACCGATCCAGAAACGTTTAAAGTCATCGAGAAACGCTACCTACAATTCCTGGACAACGTCAATGACGTCACCACGGAACCGGTGACGGTCTTCCATCCACTCGGGTCGAGGCAGACGGAAGAGCTGACGCTTATTAGGGAAGTGAGCAAGGAGCTTCAGACCAAAAAGGAGGAAGATATCAAGAAGTCG CAACAAGCAGCGGAAACTGAAGAGAAGAAGGAAGAagtaaaagaagaagaagttgaGGAAAAAGAAGAAGTTAAGGAAGCGGACGACGAGCAAGCTACTGAGAAGACAGACGCGTAG